A window of the Fuscovulum sp. genome harbors these coding sequences:
- the gpmI gene encoding 2,3-bisphosphoglycerate-independent phosphoglycerate mutase has translation MTVPKPVVLCILDGWGLSETREGNAPAQAHVPNFNRIWASCPKATLITHGPDVGLPRGQMGNSEVGHTNIGAGRVVAMDLGAIDLAVEDGSFAENEALGAFIAKVKAAGGVAHLMGVVSDGGVHGHITHVIAACRAVTAAGVPVWLHAITDGRDVAPSSAAGFVADLVAKLPVGARIATVTGRYWAMDRDNRWERVSRAFAAMVRGEGEVAADAVEAVAQSYAKGETDEFLAPTVIGGYAGARDGDGLFCLNFRADRAREILAALGQPGFDGFDTGRRPAWSAMLGMVEYSEGHNAYMATAFPKRSIPNSLGEWVAAHGRTQFRLAETEKYPHVTFFLNGGREEPFAGEDRDMPKSPKVATYDLQPEMSAPEVGAALVGAIRHGYDLIVVNFANPDMVGHTGDLAAAMRACEAVDAALGDALAALDVAGGAMIVTADHGNCEQMIDPVTGGPHTAHTTNPVPVILVGGPAGARLRQGRLADLAPTVLALMGLEQPPEMTGQSLIV, from the coding sequence ATGACTGTTCCAAAGCCCGTCGTGCTGTGCATTCTTGACGGCTGGGGGCTTTCGGAGACGCGAGAGGGCAATGCCCCGGCGCAGGCGCATGTGCCGAATTTCAACCGCATCTGGGCGAGTTGCCCGAAGGCCACGCTGATCACGCATGGCCCGGATGTGGGCCTGCCGCGCGGGCAGATGGGCAATTCCGAGGTGGGCCATACCAATATCGGCGCGGGCCGCGTGGTGGCGATGGACCTTGGGGCGATTGATCTGGCGGTGGAGGACGGGTCTTTTGCCGAGAATGAGGCGCTGGGCGCGTTCATCGCCAAGGTAAAGGCTGCGGGCGGCGTGGCGCATCTGATGGGCGTGGTGTCGGATGGCGGGGTACATGGGCATATCACCCATGTGATCGCGGCCTGTCGGGCGGTGACGGCGGCAGGGGTACCGGTCTGGCTGCACGCGATCACCGACGGGCGGGATGTTGCGCCATCGTCAGCGGCGGGGTTTGTGGCGGATCTGGTGGCCAAGCTGCCGGTGGGCGCGCGGATTGCCACGGTGACGGGGCGCTATTGGGCGATGGACCGGGATAACCGCTGGGAGCGGGTGTCGCGCGCCTTTGCGGCGATGGTGCGGGGCGAGGGCGAAGTGGCAGCGGATGCCGTGGAGGCCGTGGCGCAATCCTATGCCAAGGGTGAGACGGATGAGTTTCTGGCCCCCACGGTGATCGGCGGCTATGCGGGCGCGCGGGATGGGGACGGGCTGTTCTGCCTGAACTTCCGGGCGGATCGGGCGCGGGAGATATTGGCCGCGCTGGGACAGCCGGGGTTTGACGGGTTCGATACCGGCAGGCGACCGGCATGGTCGGCCATGCTGGGGATGGTGGAATATTCCGAGGGCCACAACGCCTATATGGCGACGGCTTTTCCGAAGCGGTCGATCCCCAATTCGCTGGGGGAATGGGTGGCGGCCCATGGGCGGACGCAGTTCCGGTTGGCCGAGACCGAGAAATATCCGCATGTGACCTTTTTCCTGAATGGCGGGCGGGAGGAGCCGTTCGCGGGCGAAGATCGGGACATGCCGAAATCGCCCAAGGTGGCGACCTATGACCTTCAGCCGGAAATGAGCGCGCCCGAGGTGGGGGCGGCGCTGGTGGGCGCGATCCGGCATGGCTATGACCTGATCGTGGTGAATTTCGCCAATCCCGATATGGTGGGCCATACCGGCGATCTGGCCGCCGCGATGCGCGCCTGCGAGGCGGTGGATGCCGCGCTGGGCGATGCGCTGGCGGCGCTGGACGTGGCGGGCGGCGCGATGATCGTGACTGCCGATCATGGTAATTGCGAGCAGATGATTGATCCGGTGACGGGCGGGCCGCATACGGCGCATACGACAAACCCGGTGCCGGTGATCCTTGTGGGCGGGCCTGCGGGGGCGCGGCTGCGGCAGGGCCGGCTGGCCGATCTGGCGCCCACTGTGCTGGCGTTGATGGGGTTGGAGCAACCGCCGGAAATGACGGGGCAGAGTCTGATCGTATGA
- the rlmH gene encoding 23S rRNA (pseudouridine(1915)-N(3))-methyltransferase RlmH, translating to MRVHVCAVGRIRADQPERAIFEDYHMRFNRTGKPLALGPLFETEVEDKKGGGMEAEAELLARAVPAGALLVTMDERGKVMSSPEFSAQLARWRDEGRQDVAFVIGGADGIAPGLRDRAAFSISFGRMVWPHMLVRVMLAEQLYRAATILSGGPYHRA from the coding sequence GTGCGGGTGCATGTCTGTGCGGTGGGGCGCATCCGGGCGGATCAGCCCGAGCGTGCGATCTTTGAAGATTACCACATGCGGTTCAACCGCACAGGAAAGCCGCTCGCGCTGGGCCCGTTGTTCGAGACCGAGGTTGAGGACAAGAAGGGCGGCGGGATGGAGGCCGAGGCAGAGTTGCTGGCGCGGGCTGTTCCCGCAGGGGCGCTGCTGGTGACGATGGATGAGCGCGGCAAGGTGATGTCATCGCCGGAGTTTTCGGCGCAACTGGCGCGGTGGCGCGATGAGGGGCGGCAGGATGTGGCCTTTGTCATCGGCGGGGCCGACGGGATTGCGCCGGGGTTGCGCGACCGGGCCGCGTTTTCGATCAGTTTCGGGCGGATGGTCTGGCCGCATATGCTGGTGCGGGTGATGCTGGCCGAGCAGTTGTATCGGGCGGCGACGATCCTGTCGGGCGGGCCGTATCACCGGGCGTGA
- the rsfS gene encoding ribosome silencing factor — MTATATANAGTFSSEDVLAAVLKSVDDDKAEDIVQIDLRGRSDVADYMVICSGRSSRQVAAISEKLVDRLKQDLRIISKIEGKETGDWVLIDAGDVIVHVFRPEVREFYQLEKMWLPGSAHRGA, encoded by the coding sequence ATGACGGCGACCGCCACGGCGAATGCGGGAACCTTTTCTTCGGAAGACGTTCTGGCGGCAGTGCTGAAATCCGTCGATGACGACAAGGCCGAGGATATCGTGCAGATCGATCTGCGCGGGCGGTCGGACGTGGCCGATTACATGGTCATCTGTTCGGGCCGGTCGTCGCGTCAGGTGGCGGCAATCTCCGAAAAGCTGGTTGATCGGCTGAAGCAGGATCTGCGGATCATCAGCAAGATCGAAGGCAAGGAAACCGGTGACTGGGTGCTGATCGACGCGGGCGATGTGATCGTCCATGTCTTCCGGCCCGAGGTGCGCGAGTTCTATCAGCTTGAAAAGATGTGGCTTCCCGGAAGCGCCCATCGCGGGGCCTGA
- a CDS encoding heme-binding protein produces the protein MGWVQKRVVLALLAMGVAGGMAGAGMAESYKGTETPAYVVEDSDGAVEVRAYPPHLAAEVTVEGSRDAAVGAGFRVLAAYIFGGNEAKAKVAMTTPVAQSEKIAMTTPVAQSGAGSTWTVQFSMPSEFTMDTLPRPKDPRIRLVTNPAKRMVVLEFSGVPTTSSLEARSAELREWVAQRGLAVEEPPQFLFYDSPFTLPWNRRNEVGFVLR, from the coding sequence ATGGGATGGGTTCAGAAGCGGGTTGTATTGGCGCTGCTGGCAATGGGTGTCGCGGGCGGGATGGCAGGGGCGGGGATGGCTGAGAGTTATAAAGGCACTGAAACCCCGGCCTATGTGGTTGAGGATAGCGATGGCGCGGTGGAGGTGCGGGCCTATCCGCCGCATCTGGCGGCAGAGGTGACAGTCGAGGGAAGCCGGGATGCGGCTGTGGGCGCGGGGTTCCGGGTGCTGGCGGCCTATATCTTTGGCGGGAACGAGGCGAAGGCGAAGGTCGCGATGACCACACCTGTCGCGCAATCGGAAAAGATCGCCATGACTACGCCTGTGGCGCAAAGCGGCGCGGGGTCGACATGGACGGTGCAGTTTTCGATGCCGTCAGAGTTCACGATGGACACCCTGCCGCGCCCCAAGGACCCGCGAATCCGGCTTGTGACCAACCCGGCCAAACGCATGGTGGTGCTGGAATTTTCAGGCGTTCCAACGACTTCGTCGCTTGAGGCGCGCAGTGCAGAGTTGCGGGAATGGGTGGCGCAGCGCGGGTTGGCGGTGGAAGAGCCACCGCAGTTCCTGTTCTACGATTCACCCTTCACCCTGCCGTGGAACCGCCGCAACGAGGTGGGTTTCGTGCTGCGGTGA
- the leuC gene encoding 3-isopropylmalate dehydratase large subunit has protein sequence MTAPRTLYDKIWDDHVVHQAEDGTCLLYIDRHLVHEVTSPQAFEGLRMTGRTVRAPEKTIAVPDHNVPTTLDRANAATMTEDSRIQVAALDKNAKDFGINYYPVSDIRQGIVHIVGPEQGWTLPGMTVVCGDSHTATHGAFGALAHGIGTSEVEHVLATQTLIQRKGKNMKVEITGSLRPGVTAKDITLSVIGETGTAGGTGYVIEYCGQAIRELSMEGRMTVCNMAIEGGARAGLIAPDEKTFAYCMGRPHAPKGAKWEAALAYWKTLFTDEGAHFDKVVTIRGEDIAPVVTWGTSPEDVLPITGTVPAPEDFTGGKVEAARRSLEYMGLTPGQKLTDVAIDTVFIGSCTNGRIEDLRAAAAILKGKKIAVKRAMVVPGSGLVRAQAEEEGLAQIFIDAGFEWRLAGCSMCLAMNPDQLAPGERCAATSNRNFEGRQGRGGRTHLLSPAMAAAAAIAGHLVDVRDVMSEQV, from the coding sequence ATGACCGCTCCGCGCACCCTTTATGACAAGATCTGGGATGATCACGTCGTCCATCAGGCCGAAGACGGCACCTGCCTGCTGTATATCGACCGCCACCTCGTGCATGAGGTGACCTCGCCGCAGGCATTCGAAGGCCTGCGCATGACGGGCCGCACCGTCCGCGCCCCGGAAAAGACCATCGCCGTGCCCGATCACAACGTCCCCACGACGCTGGACCGCGCCAATGCCGCGACCATGACCGAAGACAGCCGGATTCAGGTGGCCGCGCTCGACAAGAACGCCAAGGATTTCGGGATCAACTACTATCCCGTCTCCGACATCCGTCAGGGCATCGTCCACATCGTCGGCCCCGAACAGGGCTGGACGCTGCCGGGGATGACCGTGGTTTGTGGCGACAGCCACACCGCCACCCATGGCGCCTTCGGCGCGCTGGCGCATGGCATCGGCACCTCCGAAGTGGAACATGTCCTCGCCACCCAGACGCTGATCCAGCGCAAGGGCAAGAACATGAAGGTGGAAATCACCGGCTCGCTCCGCCCCGGCGTCACCGCCAAGGACATCACCCTGTCGGTGATCGGTGAAACCGGTACCGCTGGCGGCACCGGCTATGTCATCGAATATTGCGGCCAGGCGATCCGCGAACTGTCGATGGAAGGCCGCATGACCGTGTGTAACATGGCCATCGAAGGCGGCGCCCGCGCCGGTTTGATTGCGCCGGACGAAAAGACCTTTGCCTATTGCATGGGCCGCCCCCACGCGCCGAAAGGCGCAAAGTGGGAGGCCGCGCTCGCCTATTGGAAAACCCTCTTCACCGATGAAGGCGCGCATTTTGACAAGGTCGTCACGATCCGTGGCGAAGACATCGCCCCCGTCGTGACCTGGGGCACCTCGCCCGAAGATGTTCTGCCCATCACCGGCACCGTCCCCGCGCCCGAAGATTTCACCGGCGGCAAGGTCGAAGCGGCCCGCCGCTCGCTGGAATACATGGGCCTGACCCCCGGTCAGAAACTGACCGATGTCGCCATCGACACAGTCTTCATCGGCTCTTGCACCAATGGCCGCATCGAAGACCTCCGCGCCGCGGCGGCCATCCTGAAGGGCAAGAAGATCGCGGTGAAACGCGCGATGGTCGTTCCCGGCTCGGGCCTCGTGCGCGCACAGGCGGAAGAGGAAGGTCTGGCCCAGATCTTCATCGACGCGGGCTTTGAATGGCGTCTCGCGGGCTGCTCCATGTGCCTTGCCATGAACCCCGATCAGCTGGCCCCCGGCGAACGCTGCGCCGCCACCTCCAACCGCAACTTCGAAGGCCGCCAAGGCCGCGGTGGCCGCACGCACCTGTTGTCGCCCGCCATGGCGGCGGCGGCAGCCATCGCCGGTCATCTGGTCGATGTGCGCGATGTGATGTCGGAACAGGTGTAA
- the leuD gene encoding 3-isopropylmalate dehydratase small subunit produces MQKFTTLTGIAAPMPLVNIDTDMIIPKQFLKTIQRSGLGKNLFDEMRYTQDGQEIPDFVLNQPAYRKTEILIAGDNFGCGSSREHAPWALLDFGIRCVISTSFADIFYNNCFKNGILPIVMPQEVVDVLMADAKKGANARVTVDLPSQTVTTSDGQVFSFEVDQHRKHCLLNGLDDIGLTLEKAAAIDSYEKSLATLRPWA; encoded by the coding sequence ATGCAGAAATTCACCACCCTCACCGGCATCGCGGCCCCCATGCCGCTGGTCAATATCGACACCGATATGATCATCCCCAAACAGTTCCTGAAGACGATCCAGCGCTCGGGTCTCGGCAAGAACCTGTTTGATGAAATGCGCTATACGCAGGACGGGCAGGAAATCCCCGATTTCGTCCTGAACCAGCCCGCCTATCGCAAGACTGAAATCCTGATCGCAGGCGACAATTTCGGCTGCGGCTCGTCGCGCGAACATGCGCCTTGGGCGCTTCTGGATTTCGGCATCCGCTGCGTGATCTCCACCAGCTTTGCCGACATCTTCTACAACAACTGCTTCAAGAACGGCATCCTGCCCATCGTCATGCCGCAAGAAGTGGTCGATGTGCTGATGGCCGATGCCAAGAAAGGCGCCAATGCCCGCGTCACGGTCGATCTGCCCAGCCAGACCGTCACCACCTCGGACGGGCAGGTCTTCTCGTTCGAGGTCGACCAGCACCGCAAGCATTGCCTGCTGAACGGTCTGGATGACATTGGCCTGACCTTGGAAAAGGCCGCCGCCATCGACAGCTACGAAAAATCGCTGGCAACCCTGCGTCCTTGGGCCTGA